The genomic region AATTGCAAGCATAAAATGTTCTATTTGACAGTAAACTTAAGATACTGGAGAAAAAGAGGCGTGAGCCCAGTGCCAGGTTCAGATTCTGAGTGACCTACAGAAACAGCTGTTCCCTGTTCCACTGGGAGTGAACACCTGCCTTCATTCAGGGACGTTTCCCTGAGGCCTAAGTTACAGCCACAGCTGGACATCTGGACAGCAACCACTTATATTTGATCATATTGACAGATGAACGCAGACAAATCACTCAAGTCGTTAAAGCAAGGTTTGTCTTCACTGACATACTAATGAAATCTAAGTTAAAATAGGTCAGATAGGTTTACAGATGTCAGTTcactgatttaaaacaaaatcaaaaaggtTTCATTACAAGGAGTGTCATTTACAACAATCTCTTCCTTTTGTGCATTCTTGGccgacatcttttttttttttatctttctcaATGAAATCAATGCTGTTTCAAAAGTGTGTTTCATTCGAAGCCAAATTCTTTAAGTTGTTTAAAGATTAATCTTTTAAAGAAATCAATTCAATATTAATTTGCTGGGTTTATGAATGAATGCTGTTGGAAAagtaaatgacataaaatcaggagaaataaaaagattttCCTGAGCAGCAGTTGTTCTGTAATTTAGAACTTTGAGACATACATAAATCAGTACAATGCAGGCTAAGTTTAATGTTGcttatttctttaattttgggTTTGGAAAAAGCTGGTAAGTGGAACTTCAGTCATTCCACTGTCTCGTGTCTGGATTAGTTTATTGTTGTTCATTTAATACACATTTCCCGCAAATCTGACTTGACATAATATCTTCTGAAATGTCAGAGTCCAAATAAACCTCTTCTGCTCAGCACGAGTTTGTAAGGATGGAGACACCATCATGTCTAATAGTCATTTTTCTTTGGAATAATAAATCGTCTCACTTTCAACATAAAGACTCTTTTTTTAAGATGTAAAACAAAGCAAGGAAATGGATAAATTGTTTAATAGCAGGTAAAAATTAACTCTACCTACAACATAGAAAGAGTGGCAATTACAGGTTGATGAAAAATATAAGTAGTTCACTTTCATTCTTTCCAAATTAAGTTGttaaatataaagatacatCTTTGAGTTAGTAACTCAGTtaaacattgatttttatttttatatttttaagtttaaatgaTGTGTATCACAACAGGACCATTTCTCTGGGCTACCAGCGTTATGAAGATCAAAAGGTAACTTTCAGCTTTCATCACTGCATAAAAGCACAAAACGCTGAGTATTATTATAGAGCTGTGGTCCAAGTATAGTGGTGAATGTGTATTCAGAGCTTTCGAACCTGATCATTACAGCACATCCTTTCATGTGCTCGACTGTTTAACAGGATTATTTGAAATTTGTCATTTTCACTGAATAAACATAACTCGGCAGTCGGACTTTTACAAACTTAGCTGGCATGCTTAGAATGTTATTGTATTCCTAATGAAGGTACCAGAAAGGCTACCTTTGGTCTATTAATGAGCCAGTCAAAGTTATTAGAACTAATTTTATCATCTGTAATGAAAAATGAACGACTTATGTTTGATATTGTTGGCAAAACTAACAAGAATTTTGCTTTGATCAGGGAAATATCTGAAGCCTGTAGGAGAATTTAATCAGCACCAAGGTTTTGGCAGAATATCTCCATAGCAGAAAAGAAAGTTGATTAGGTTGAGGGGGGATGGAGCAGAGAAGCAATAAAATGAGCCCATACCCAAAGAGATCATTAAGTTAATGGATTACTGGGGTCTAAAAGCATTACATTGTTGGGTATCTCAGACTGCAGAGATCTGCGGACAGCCGAGGCCGCCAAGCGCCACACTGAGCGACAACGCTGAGAGCTGAGAGCCAGCTCAGAAGTGACGAAGGGCATTAGCAGCCCTGCATCCTCCAGTCTGCAGCTGGTATTAGCAGGCACCGAGCGCTCTGTCAACACATATTACTCCACACACAAATCATCTGACCGGCTTCAGCACTTTGCCTGCGCTCACAGCAGGAAAACTCAGGGAGACATGGATAGAAAGTTGAAGAGGAATAACTTGTGTTTCTCAGATGTGATAAGAAACACAAGGCAGAATCTTGACTATATGGTtgtgaaaataatcaaatgagATATTGAAAGGTTTACAGTGAGCTGACTACACAGGGAAATAATAACACACTTGACAGGACACCtgttatctaaaaaaaatagcaatgtagtcgccaaaataaatgttggcactgcaTGCTTATGCAtaccacagatatgtaacatctGTACGTTTCATTTGTAGcgaatatgttgaaactttatgtttcaacaacactttgGTGTTAGTTATGGTTCGGAcaagataatgttttggcttgaaatacccaTCTTTGTTGCCACAAGCTCTGATGGAAATGCCctaatgtcttgctaaaaaacacccgaTTTTAGTGCCTTTTGGTGCCATAATGTGAACTAGAAATGCCGCAACGTCTGGTTTTGATGCCACAATCACAGCTAGAAATGCCCTGatatcttgctaaaaaaaacattgcttttGATGCCACCATCATGGCTTGAAACTTGGTTATAGTGCTACAACCGCGGCTGGAAATGCTCCCATGTCTCACTACATGTACCCTCTAACCTTGtattgcaactgctgcacagcaattATCCTCGGGaaaaataaagttctatcttgttctacttttttttttttaaatggttttggTACCACAATTGTGGTTGGAATTGCATGGATGTTGTTTGTCGGtctccaacagtggtctgcagtggtgtgCTGCTTAGCAGACTCAGGTTGtgcgccatccaccatcctctcaaCCTCCCcatgacagtcagctcatatacatgtaatctgaactacgtcccagaagaaatgttgatatgttaCATAagaaacgtacaaatgttacatatctgtggtttgcagtaacatacaataccaacattttcttcttgtgACGGGGCTGAATAAAGaacaaaatcagggtgaaataTCACAGAAAGCAGAAGCTCTGAGAAAGTATTATCTGATGTGTATTTTTCTGGGGCAGCTGTTAACTGACTAGACTTTAATCCTTTAACGCCCGACTATGACACACAAAACCTGAAAATAGGTGGATATCCACAGAGCTTGTCAACTGTGAAGCCTGACCATCATGGGCTTTATCCAACAGGACAAACAGCATCATGGAAAAGACAAGAGGATCACTGTCAAACACGGAGgatccaacacacacatacatcaaaggctatttgttgtgtttgtttaagcTGTATAGCGGAGATCTTTGCCCTTACGTTGCTATCCGGTGACAAGTACAGGGATTTGTCTGCTGCGTGTGTACGTGCAGAGCTGGCTCTGAGGCTAAGGAGCATCATTACGGACTAAacacaactgaaacaaaacacaggCTCTCTGGTGCCCCACAGTCTACCCCACAGAGGGAGGGGGAGTTGTCTTTATTCAGTGTGAGAGAGAAGCAGCTACGTAAAACTCAAATGATTAAAGCAACAAATTTATTGAaaactattatttttacttcttaAATTCGTCATGACCCATCAGAGGCTCTGTCTTTACAAACGTATGTAGATTGGCCAACTTTGTTCAAACCCACAGTATTTTAGATCCTAGGGAAGATTCCAAAGTTTCCAATAACACAAAAATGTCAGAGTAAACTTTAGTAAGATGCTAAAAAAAGACAGCTTTAATATATCTAGTTGATGTGACCATGAAGCCGTTAAAAATATGGAATCATGTGCCTTtaatgaaggtttttttttttttgtttttttttctaaattcaaAAGAAACTTGAGGGAAAAGTTCAAGAGATGAAGAGATTTACTGGCATCTTCTGATTCAGTCAGTAGAAATGGCTATTACGTGGTGGTAGTAAAATGAGAGGAAGGTACCCGCCTGCCAAATGTGAAGCAATCACTGATTACACAGTGGTAGAAGATGCATTCAGACCTCTTACTTCAGTGAAAGCAGCCCTACTGTATGGTTAAAACTACAAGACTTACATTTAAATTGTACTAAAAGTAGAGAAGAATTAAGAGCTAAATGTACTTATAAATCAGAATGAATATGCAGTATGAACATGTATCATTTCATCAATTTATAATAGTGTGACACTATCAGTGATTTAGTATTGTgtaacagcattttaatgtttaaagctGGAGCCCATTTGaactactttatatactgtttgGTAGTTAagtcagtggtggaaagtaactaagtaaatgtatttacttaTGCACATATactcatatacatatatatagagaaatattgcagttttttttttttatttgctccaCTATATTAATTTGATGGCCATAGCTaacatttaattaatattttacatacaataacaaaaacatatgatcaGCTATTAAAATATGATgaactacccagcagtatatataAAATCAGCTCCAACTCCACCAACAGTAACTGCGTACATATTTatgctacataataataatatgatatttaacatcactgacggggtcttttacttttgatacttgaAGTATATTTTGCTGTTACTTCTGCTTCTACTTAATGAGAATTTACACTCATAACCgcttctattattattattagtactGCCACTTTACATACTGTAACTAAAGAAACTTCTTCCACCTCAGACTTTTATCTGAAACAGTGCAGCATGAGTTGATGATTTGTATCTAAAATATGCATCTACAAGatgactgtaaaataaatgtagtggaataaaaGTGTAGAGGCATGTGGAGCATCAGCCTCCACTTCTCTCAGCTCCTCTCCTCAGCTCAGCTCCTGCTGGGCTGCAAATGGAGAGGAGGAGTTGTGCAGATGAAGGAATGAGagctgttagcagctgctgATTCCTTCAATCACTGAATCTCTGCGTCTTCCTTTATCAGCATGCAATAGGTCTGACGTATGACTGACACATTCATAGTGATAAGATAGTGTTGGTTAACTGGAGGCCAGGAGAGAACTATTGACCACATGGTGTCTAAATCAAACACCGATATTGGATTATTGTCTAATAAATCCAGAAATACTTACAAACACTCTACTTCAACACCAAATcctcttttgtttctgtaatCACTAGTGTTGCCACATACATTGTAATACGGAATAAACCAGATACCATGATGCAGTATGTAAGTGCGTGATTGTGAAAAGTACGTGATGCGTAAAATGGTGTTAGCGTGAGAACTTCACGTGCGCACTGACAGGTGACTTAAAGATATCCAGTCCTTAAGAATACGATAGAAGTGATCatagaatgaaaagaaaagcagtTTAAGTCATTTCAGTGTCGTTTTATTGTACGAATATAAAGAATAAATAGCACATTTCCTTAATTTACAGGATAAAACAAGTCACCGATACTCAGCTGTATCAATAATCCACGTTTAACTCTGAGGTCGATCTGCTTCACCCAAATATGGAAAACAGCAAGTCCTTACGTGGCTCTATGCGCCATATCtccataaatacaaaatatataaccAATATTCTCCACAAATAAAGTAGGCTCTGGTTACAAATAATACTGACTTTGTACAGGGAGCTATATATAACTGCATGGCACCGCatatacagaaaatacattCCTACACTCGGTAGTGCACGTGAGAAAAGAATCACAAAAATAATGAGcttataatttattatttagaGTCTGTTTTTAACTTGAACAGGAGCATTTGCAGTCTGTGATGATCGGGTACTGCACCGGTATCCAGGCGCATTTCAGCCCCCCTTTCCTCTGCACGCATCTCCATCTCAGTATCGTCAGGTGGGTCGAGTTCGCAGGTTTACACACCATCCCCTCCGGAACCGAACACGACCTTTTGCTGAGGCAGCTGCCCACCCGCACAAATCGCGGCCAGAACCTGTTCCCCAGGTCGGTCCACGTGTACACGACCGGGCAGAACGAGTACGCCCACAGCCACTGCTGCAGCCGCCGCTTCAGTTTCTTACTGGGCTTGTGCTTCTTGCCGAACTGGACGTCGAAATCCACAGCTCGGATTTCCTTCGGCAGTACTCCACCGGGTTTTTGGACCTCAAAGTCATCGAGCTCATCGTTCCCGATGTATTTGTCCTCCACTGGCGGCAAAACGGACAAGTAGCGGTTGTCAAAGTCTCCCAGGACGCTCTTCAGCTCGGTCTCGTTAAGGTCCCGCTCCTTGGGGTCAAAGACGGGGTCTGGGTCCTCTATTAATTCCACAAGCGGCAGACTGTCACTCGGGATGGGCCGGAGAAGGTAGTAGTGCTGACAAATCCCCCTGTCCATCAGAAGTCCGAGGGAGAGCACCAGTAGATACATGGCTACACACTGTTGGGACTGTTCCATGTCAGACGCTCCAGTGGTGAGATCAGTGCGCACGGGGAGCTGCTAAGGGGGCCACTTTATTGTGCGCAATTACGCGCGAGCCGTATCCAAACCTGCGTCCTGAGTGTCCCTTAAAATTCACACTTTCCCATGATGAAAATCCGTGACACTAAAAAAAAGTTCACCCAGCATCAGTGGAAACTGTTTTTTATGACAAACTGCGTGACAAAGCCTATATCTCTCCTCGGGTTCCGTGCGCGCGGGCTCGGCATGATGCTACCCTTGTCTCCTCTACAGAAAAGCGCTGAGCGTAATCCGCGACCTCAGTTATATTCTCCACACGGAGCGTGACGTAATTCGTGTGCCCCTCTTTGACTGTGGGTTTGTTGTCTAGGAGGAGATCCCCAATACCTCCTTCTTCCACCGGGGACGGGGGTGGGATGGGATGGCGGGCGGGGGGgtggcagagagaggagacgcCCCCTGTCGGTTTTCCAGACATCCTTAAATCAGTCTCACAGTGGGAATGATTGTTGAAGTCTTTCATCTGGAGAATCCTTCTGCTGGGGCTTCAGTGCAAAGCTCCAAAAGGTACCACTACAGAGTTCCACAGCCTCCCAGAATATCccaaactgtaactgtaaccaGAAATAGTAATTATGACTACAGCTGTGAAGCACCTCCTTTTTCATTTCATGATACTTTATGCCATAGTTCTCTACTACATCTATTTGACTGCATTAGTTACCAGTTACTATTTTacttgtaaaaaacaaaatcaatcatGCTTCATGCAATCAAGGCTATGATCTTTGGTACTTTTGGACATTTCTAGTCATTTAAAGTCAAATTTAACTTTGACAAAGACAGATTTAATCAAAGGCATGGGTCTACAAAAATCTGCTTGTTGCCCACctgatgtgatttttatttttagcttgCAAATAAAGAACCCgtagtatccctttaaataaagcATCACTATAAAATACATTGTTTAGTTTAGGTTGGACAATAGTAGTCTACTTTGAAAGTCACATTAACTGTGTTGAGGACGGAGAGAAAAGCTCAAAGACGATCATGTCCGTTCAgacatttattttctgaaaaaaaaaaaaaaaagaataaatttcAGAAATATCTGTCACCAAAAACTTATTTTATTCACTGATCGTATTTGATGCCAAGTATGGCAGGCGGATTTTTGgaaatgtgtataaaatgaccCACAAGACGTGTAGAATATTTCTATTTGATTAAactgtatcattaaaaaaagtcttggCTTTGAATGTTTCACTCACTGTAAACATAGAACTTCAATAAAGAGctgaaacaaacagataaaGAATATATGCAATACTGTCAGTGTGGAAAATGTTAAAGCAGGGGTacgcagttttattttggcatcagTGGACAAAAgtcccataataaactttgagcatattgtaattcaagtggtctgagacaacaCTAGACTTCTcgtggctctgttttcaggctttacaAAATCTAGTCTGCAACGGGAGACTTTGGCTAATCACAAGTCAGAACTATTCTtgttggctgttctacaaatgcagatgcactTGCACTTTGCTTTAGTGGAAACCTGATTCAATGGCAGAGAACGCTGTCAATAATGGTGAAGTGTttcaaagatggagagaaaatgctgccaatagtttagccttctgctaacaggAGACTAACTGTGCATTCCCACCAAAAGCTTCATAGTCGCCTGCGGGCGTTCTGGTCGCTCTGACATCGCTCACACTGCCAGCTCCAGCAGGCGGTTGCAGCGGCCAAAGGGGCGGGGCCTGGCGCTGCAGATGTGTCCATCTAGGCTGACCGGCTGTGCACTTTGCAAGGATGAACAAATATACTATAATTTATGTCTTCACTATGTATCATTCATGACTTTCATTatacacaattaaaataacgcTAATAAACACAATCATATAGCCTTTATGATTCTTTTATTATTATACCTCCTGTTGGCACGTAGGAccactgagaaatgtaattgGTGGTAAATAAGCGGGAGCTCATGGATCGTACTTTCAGACGCCTCCTTTGTATTGCATCAGCGTATTTGCTGAGGAAACGCAGGGCCAGGAGCCGTCGGGCCGTCTGGGTCCACAGAGTTCTGCAAACCCAGCAACTCCACAGGGAATTTCAACGGCTGGTACAGCTCCGGGAGAGCCCAGACCGTGCTGATaagtttctcctccatattCCTCTTCTCTTTCAATTTTGCCTGGCCTCGCCTTGAGAATCCtggtctgcaattggctgctgcttcggtggcggcgctgctcatttgcataaagttcagcttctctTAAGTTCTACTTGACGCTCTGGTCGCTGGCATCACGCCGCTCGCTGCAGCCGATGCCCCTGACGCCCTTCGTCGCCAGCgtgcattgaaaatgaatggctgccggcCACTTTTGACGCTCATTTTGGTGGGAATACACAGTAAGGCTCATAACTGTGGCTTGAAGTTAATTAGAGCCTCAAATCATAGTACATTCTCCGCCCCACTCCCCGCTGATACAACCACCTTGCTGGGAGGAGAGCGAGCTGCAATTCCTAAGTGGGACCTCTAGTCAGCGGCTACAGCAACTCAAATCCGACCAGCACAACCTCAGCTCCAGGAGACCGGACAACCCCGACTTTCTGCTAGAACAAacaactttctgttgctgccatttcaCCAGGGTTTGCACTGGCCAAATGTATGGGAAACTGCGGGTTATTGTGTGAAGTGCATGCATATGCCTGTGATCGTCTGGTGGGAAAGGCTTAGGACAGAGCGGGGAGAAGGGGGaactgcaggaggagggtgtattttcaaattctgacttgttttatttatttatttactttactttttcaaatttttgccAACCTCAGCAAGTTCTTAATTTAAAGCTACAGTCGGTAActtttcatatttgctgaaactgccACTATATGTGAAACGGGTGTACAAAGCACCGCCCACTGGCCggccaactttctcattttacagctaaacagtacactgaaatatgtttctgaaaacatacaTCTTGATGCATAtctgatcagcgctgcctagtttgacagtttgaccacaatTCGCGAGAAGTGATTGACATAATTGACAGCtacattagagactcctcagttctgattggttgttgatgACTGTGCTGCAGTCtaattctagcaaatgccattagaggcagtAGGAGGGGAGTACAAACATGATTTTTATTaacagactatctgtctcatgtacttctttcagaatatagtgGCAATTTTAGTTTATCAATTACTGtattttcagtgtcatttttCAGAAAGTAGAGTGATCCTCCTTGTTGCCTTTATTAAAGTTGGCCCAAGACAATCAAACAAGGCACACTACACATAAACCAAGCAAAATCGTATCACCCAATTAGCAGAACCTTTCCCTTATTTGTAGAAACGCAAAATTTACAGCCTGAATATGAGTTGGAATGGCCTGTTAAGTACACTTTTTGCAGTGTATTTACTGCTTGTGTCCAACTCATGTAGGGACAATATTTCTGCCTGTAACGGTGCCACAGCGAGCCTCTCAATAAAGCCGGCCAAATTAGCTCCCAAATAAACAACACTCACTAAGCAGCAGCCATGGAAAGTATCACAATTTGCGAACCTGTCTAAACTCATGCTCAGAGAATCATtctttgaaaaataatttaatggAAGAACTTAGCCAGCTGCTACATCAGCCATAAACCATCCGCTTTAGATAAATGCATCTCTGTTTCATTTTGAATGAGCTAATTCACACAAGCACTTGAGCGACTCATTTAGTTTACGGTAAATGATGGTGAAAAGTCTGGAAAATGTCACCCTTATATTTTTCATCTGACCAGCACGTATCATAAACTATCGCTCCCAAAAATGCTTGACAGATATGCTCAATCCAGTGCATTCACATGTGGGATGGTGCAGAGTAAACCTCTCACACATACAGATTACATGTCAGCCTCTTAAAGAGCATTCAATACAcaagaaatcactgattttcAAAGCATAATACAAATAAAGATCAAGACCAATGACTTATTTCTTTTTGGCAATTAAAATGAAGTAGGTGAACTTAATGGCagggattttcaaaataaaaccgaCATGTTAAATAATATTTCATTTCTCATGTGGCTACATGGGTGAAGTCCAAATATGGTTCTCATTAAGTGTCATCAGGATTGCCAGGCTCATTTAACGctgagttgtttttgtttcttctaATCCCTTCCTACTGTTTTACCACAGGAACATTTTGATAGTGAAATATTCCTCCCTAAAAAGACAGGCTACTTGAGACAGACGCCTGCTTAAttgaggagttttttttttattctggaGTTAACCAAACACAGTTCCCTTTGGCTAATAAACGGGCCGATGTAATGACCTTTTTTCTGCGGGGTCTGGTTCTTGAGGAGACTTTTAAACCTGCGCTTAAGGATATGCATTCAAACTGAATCTCCTTGTTTGAGCCATGCACAGGTCATTGTAGCCTTCCCTGCTGATTTCTCATTTAGTGAGGAAAAGCAGACTTCTCTCTTGGCAGGCACCATCGGCGCTGGTACCAAGAAAAGGCACGCTCaggtagaaacacacacaacagaaagGACTCAATGATTCTGATAGCTTTCATCCATGCAAGAGCAAACCACAAAGATCTgagatatttaaaaagtgtACTTAAGgagccttttttgttttttttaaacaaaatcatTCAAGCCGACTTTTGAGGCTTGATAATCCATCTGCTGTTGAAGGTTATCAATGACAAAAAGCAGTTACAGTGTCATTCGGAAACACAAAGCACCTTTCACACGCTTTATCTCCCTCAGTACGCTGTTTCACACCTCGTGCTAATTGAGGCCACATTGCAAAGCtgaatacacacagacatgaagtGGGTGCTATTCTGTTTACTCTGGCACCTGGGAGGTGTGCAATTTGCTAGTTTGTTTAGCACTATTTTCCATTCCTCTGCAATCCAAGAGCACACAATCACAATAATCACTCCTGCTGTCAgcttaattaaaattaattgcTACTTCTGACCACTGACCATGAGTTGGGCGGCAGATTTGCATTCTTGCAAGTCACACTATTTTAGTCCTGTATGAGAACTTAAGGACTTTGTTACCTACCTATTCTCAATGCTGTTGAAATCAAAAGTCTAATAGTCCTTTTTAATCAGTCTTGGTCAGTTTAGCAACTGATTGAAGATTTCTGTTTGACAAGTatttcagttcattaaaaaccATTGCAAATTTTCAAGTTTCTTCTCATTTACAAGGGGAGGCAGTAAGGGAATTCTGAT from Epinephelus moara isolate mb chromosome 18, YSFRI_EMoa_1.0, whole genome shotgun sequence harbors:
- the LOC126404821 gene encoding noggin-like, translating into MEQSQQCVAMYLLVLSLGLLMDRGICQHYYLLRPIPSDSLPLVELIEDPDPVFDPKERDLNETELKSVLGDFDNRYLSVLPPVEDKYIGNDELDDFEVQKPGGVLPKEIRAVDFDVQFGKKHKPSKKLKRRLQQWLWAYSFCPVVYTWTDLGNRFWPRFVRVGSCLSKRSCSVPEGMVCKPANSTHLTILRWRCVQRKGGLKCAWIPVQYPIITDCKCSCSS